A single Ochrobactrum sp. BTU1 DNA region contains:
- a CDS encoding DUF2000 domain-containing protein — protein sequence MHEDLRLAIVVNPELPLGLLANTVGAISIGLGAKLPLVAARQLIDKNGVAIDISSDRPVPILQADAETLRSIALKAVGFEERQAVVVFPAFARSLHVYAEYEAAFPEKELASEAIDGLGIAGPSKWVRSLTGSLKLLR from the coding sequence ATGCACGAAGATTTGCGCCTTGCCATTGTTGTTAATCCCGAACTACCGCTCGGTCTGCTCGCCAATACGGTTGGCGCGATTTCGATAGGGCTGGGTGCAAAGCTGCCCCTCGTTGCCGCTCGACAACTGATCGATAAAAATGGCGTGGCAATTGATATCAGCTCGGATCGTCCGGTGCCCATTCTTCAGGCTGATGCGGAAACCCTCCGCTCCATTGCGTTAAAAGCGGTAGGCTTTGAAGAACGTCAGGCCGTCGTTGTCTTTCCCGCCTTCGCACGCTCGCTGCATGTCTATGCAGAATATGAAGCGGCTTTTCCTGAAAAAGAGCTTGCGAGCGAGGCGATCGACGGGCTGGGGATTGCAGGACCATCAAAATGGGTGCGCTCGCTCACGGGCAGCTTGAAACTGCTGCGATAG
- a CDS encoding Lrp/AsnC family transcriptional regulator, producing MSALDPSDIRILEALQGDGRLTNQALADQVGMSTSPSWRKVRKLEEDGVIKGYRATLDRKAIGLGVLAFVRIKIDSHSEAEAEQFAAELMSLDEVITCYSIAGDADFLLQVVSHDLDTYADFAMSTLRRLPRIKEMQTTFVLKETKSFKGFPLKHARSVKAGA from the coding sequence ATGAGCGCACTCGATCCATCCGACATCAGGATTCTCGAAGCCTTGCAGGGTGACGGCCGCCTCACAAATCAGGCGCTCGCGGATCAGGTCGGCATGTCCACCTCTCCAAGCTGGCGCAAAGTTCGCAAACTGGAGGAAGACGGCGTGATAAAGGGTTATCGCGCCACGCTGGATCGAAAGGCAATAGGACTTGGCGTTCTGGCTTTTGTTCGCATCAAAATTGATAGTCACAGTGAAGCGGAAGCCGAGCAATTTGCTGCTGAACTGATGAGCCTCGATGAAGTCATCACCTGTTACAGCATCGCTGGAGACGCCGACTTTCTGTTGCAGGTCGTATCACATGACCTCGATACCTATGCCGATTTTGCGATGTCCACCCTACGCCGCTTGCCGCGCATCAAGGAAATGCAGACCACTTTCGTGCTGAAAGAAACGAAAAGCTTCAAGGGCTTTCCCCTCAAACATGCACGGTCAGTGAAGGCGGGAGCCTGA
- the glcF gene encoding glycolate oxidase subunit GlcF: MQTHFSPEQLLDPGVSEADKILRKCVHCGFCTATCPTYVTLGNELDSPRGRIYLIKDMLENGRPADEEVVRHVDRCLSCLSCMSTCPSGVNYMHLVDHARAHIEKTYKRPFMNRFLRGVLAQVLPYPGRFRLALKLAKLGQPFAPLMQKSASLKPIAAMLALAPHNLPAKADPVEISVAKGEKRGRVAILNGCAQPVLNPGINAATLRLLNRFGIEVVAPKNEGCCGSLVHHMGREEQALDQARHNVDVWTREIEKGGLDAIIVTASGCGTTIKDYGYMLRLDPAYKDKAALVSSLAQDITEYLTTIELPQPEEPKMLTVAYHSACSMQHGQKIVRQPKDLLSKAGFTVKEPLEGHLCCGSAGTYNIMQPEIATKLRDRKVKNIEATGADLVATGNIGCMTQIATGSKLPIVHTVELLDWAYGGPKPVVLSGSRLH; encoded by the coding sequence ATGCAGACCCATTTCAGCCCTGAACAATTGCTCGATCCAGGTGTCAGCGAAGCAGATAAAATCCTGCGTAAATGCGTGCATTGCGGCTTTTGCACAGCGACATGTCCAACCTATGTTACGCTTGGTAATGAACTCGATAGTCCGCGTGGACGCATTTATCTCATCAAGGATATGCTCGAAAACGGGCGTCCCGCTGACGAAGAAGTTGTACGCCACGTTGATCGGTGTCTTTCATGTCTTTCCTGTATGAGCACCTGTCCGTCGGGCGTCAATTACATGCATCTGGTCGATCATGCGCGTGCCCATATTGAAAAAACCTATAAGCGGCCTTTTATGAACCGATTTCTGCGCGGTGTGCTGGCGCAAGTTTTACCCTATCCGGGCCGGTTTCGTTTAGCGCTGAAGCTCGCCAAACTCGGACAACCATTCGCACCGCTTATGCAGAAAAGTGCGAGCCTGAAGCCTATCGCAGCCATGCTGGCACTCGCACCGCATAACCTTCCCGCCAAAGCGGATCCTGTAGAAATAAGCGTTGCCAAGGGCGAAAAGCGCGGACGTGTTGCGATCCTCAATGGATGCGCGCAACCCGTGCTTAATCCAGGCATCAATGCCGCGACACTCAGATTGCTCAATCGGTTTGGCATTGAAGTGGTAGCCCCGAAGAATGAAGGTTGCTGTGGTTCACTTGTTCACCATATGGGACGTGAGGAGCAGGCGCTCGATCAGGCCCGGCATAATGTCGATGTCTGGACGCGAGAGATCGAGAAGGGCGGTCTCGATGCGATTATCGTGACGGCTTCTGGCTGCGGAACGACGATCAAGGATTACGGTTACATGTTGCGGCTCGACCCAGCCTACAAGGATAAAGCTGCGCTTGTATCATCGCTCGCCCAAGATATCACCGAATATCTGACGACCATTGAACTGCCGCAACCGGAAGAGCCGAAGATGCTGACGGTTGCCTATCATTCTGCCTGCTCTATGCAGCATGGCCAGAAGATTGTGCGCCAGCCAAAAGACCTGCTTTCAAAAGCGGGTTTCACGGTGAAAGAGCCATTGGAGGGACATCTTTGCTGTGGTTCGGCGGGCACCTACAATATTATGCAACCCGAGATCGCGACCAAACTTCGTGATCGCAAGGTCAAGAATATTGAGGCGACCGGTGCCGATCTGGTTGCGACGGGCAATATCGGTTGTATGACGCAGATCGCAACAGGCAGTAAACTGCCAATTGTGCATACAGTTGAATTGCTCGACTGGGCCTATGGCGGACCAAAGCCCGTTGTGCTTTCAGGCTCCCGCCTTCACTGA
- the glcE gene encoding glycolate oxidase subunit GlcE, translating into MTDANILIPQDEARVVEAVQWALGTSTPLEIIGNGSKRGIGRPVQADHVLDVSQLSGITLYEPDELVLAAKAGTPVAEIEKLLIANNQCFHFEPMDYGPLLGGKAGRGTIGGVLASNLSGPRRLKAGAARDHILGVRVVSGRGELFKSGGRVVKNVTGYDLSKGMANSWGTLGVATEVTFKVLPKPETSVTLAVRGLDDEQASRIMAMAMGSREEVSSSAHLPPTVANRFLDGKLGWEAATILRLEGFAPSVAHRSRQLQALFGRAVTVDVIDEPQSIQLWTEVRDVLPYAQAGDARAVWRVSMAPLQGWRMIDEFRRHAGVDAYYDWQGGLIWLRMEAEPEARTLRKLVVKYGGGHATLIRAPEFMRANIDVFEPQPAALAALSQRLKYQFDPENILNPGRMYPEQAGV; encoded by the coding sequence ATGACTGATGCAAATATTTTAATACCGCAGGATGAAGCGCGTGTCGTTGAGGCCGTCCAATGGGCACTCGGGACGTCCACCCCGCTGGAGATTATCGGCAATGGTTCAAAGCGTGGGATTGGTCGCCCTGTTCAGGCGGACCATGTTCTGGATGTGTCGCAGCTTTCGGGTATCACGCTCTATGAGCCCGATGAGTTGGTGCTGGCGGCAAAGGCTGGCACACCTGTTGCCGAGATTGAAAAACTTCTCATCGCAAACAACCAGTGCTTTCATTTTGAACCGATGGATTATGGGCCATTGTTGGGTGGCAAGGCAGGCCGTGGGACAATTGGCGGTGTTTTGGCTTCCAATCTGTCGGGGCCGCGTCGGTTGAAGGCGGGCGCTGCGCGAGACCATATTTTGGGTGTGCGGGTGGTTTCGGGTCGGGGTGAATTGTTCAAATCCGGTGGGCGTGTGGTCAAGAATGTGACGGGCTATGATCTTTCCAAGGGCATGGCTAATTCCTGGGGTACGCTGGGGGTGGCAACGGAAGTAACGTTCAAGGTTCTGCCCAAGCCCGAAACCTCTGTGACGCTCGCCGTTCGCGGACTGGATGACGAGCAGGCATCCCGTATCATGGCCATGGCTATGGGATCACGTGAGGAAGTGTCATCGAGCGCCCATTTGCCGCCCACTGTCGCCAATCGTTTTCTCGATGGTAAGCTTGGCTGGGAAGCCGCAACCATTCTGCGGCTGGAAGGTTTCGCACCGTCCGTCGCGCATCGAAGCAGGCAGTTACAAGCCTTATTTGGCCGGGCGGTAACAGTCGACGTGATTGACGAGCCTCAATCGATACAGCTCTGGACAGAAGTTCGCGATGTGCTGCCCTATGCGCAGGCTGGCGATGCCCGCGCGGTCTGGCGTGTTTCAATGGCACCGTTGCAGGGCTGGCGTATGATTGATGAGTTTCGCCGCCATGCAGGCGTCGATGCCTATTATGACTGGCAGGGTGGCTTGATCTGGTTGCGTATGGAAGCCGAGCCGGAAGCTCGGACACTGCGGAAGCTGGTCGTCAAATACGGTGGCGGCCATGCAACGCTGATACGCGCACCGGAATTTATGCGTGCCAACATTGATGTATTTGAACCGCAACCGGCAGCGCTTGCAGCGCTTTCACAGCGGCTGAAATACCAGTTTGATCCGGAAAACATTCTGAATCCGGGACGTATGTATCCTGAGCAGGCGGGAGTGTGA
- a CDS encoding FAD-binding protein codes for MSGLVMPEPDANVLQRRAAIVADLRNIVPGEGIVDTINAMRVFESDGLTAHRSLPLVVVLPETVDQVSSVLRYCHDNGIRVVPRGAGTSLSGGAMPLADAVLLGMSRFNQILEIDYPNRVAVVQPGVTNLGITKAVEHEGFYYAPDPSSQIACSIGGNVAENAGGVHCLKYGLTANNVLGIEMVLITGEVLRLGGKHLDCEGYDLLGLMTGSEGLLGVVTEITVRILQKPETARAVMVGFPSSEQAGQCVADIIGAGIIPGGMEMMDRPAIRAAEDFVRVGYPLDVEALLIVELDGPPIEVDHLIGAVESIALKNGSTTCILSQSEEQRLAFWAGRKAAFPAVGRISPDYLCMDGTIPRKELPRVLSGMRELSEKYGLRVANVFHAGDGNLHPLILYDANIPGELEAAEDFGADILRLCVKVGGVLTGEHGVGIEKRDLMPEMFNEIDLDQQMRVKCAFDAKHLLNPGKVFPQLRRCAELGRMHVHRGELAFPDIPRF; via the coding sequence ATGAGCGGATTGGTCATGCCGGAGCCGGATGCGAACGTTTTGCAAAGACGGGCTGCAATTGTTGCAGACTTACGCAATATCGTACCCGGGGAAGGGATAGTCGACACGATCAATGCAATGCGCGTCTTTGAAAGTGACGGGCTGACCGCTCATCGTTCGCTTCCCCTCGTCGTTGTCCTGCCTGAAACAGTCGATCAAGTCTCGAGTGTTTTGAGATATTGTCATGACAACGGTATTCGCGTGGTGCCACGCGGTGCTGGCACCTCATTGTCTGGGGGGGCCATGCCGCTGGCCGATGCCGTGCTTCTTGGCATGTCGCGGTTCAATCAGATTCTGGAAATCGATTATCCCAATCGTGTGGCTGTCGTGCAACCTGGTGTAACCAATCTTGGAATTACCAAGGCAGTCGAGCATGAGGGATTTTACTATGCGCCTGACCCATCATCTCAGATTGCCTGCTCGATAGGCGGCAATGTTGCCGAAAACGCAGGTGGCGTGCATTGCTTGAAATATGGGCTTACTGCCAACAACGTGCTTGGCATCGAAATGGTGCTTATAACAGGCGAAGTGTTACGCCTTGGCGGCAAGCACCTTGATTGCGAAGGCTATGATCTTCTGGGACTGATGACGGGTTCAGAAGGTTTGCTTGGGGTCGTGACAGAAATCACCGTTCGCATTCTGCAAAAGCCTGAAACTGCCCGTGCTGTGATGGTCGGGTTTCCATCGAGCGAGCAGGCTGGACAATGCGTCGCTGATATTATTGGTGCCGGGATCATTCCGGGTGGTATGGAAATGATGGACCGGCCTGCTATCCGCGCAGCAGAAGATTTTGTCCGCGTTGGCTATCCGCTTGATGTCGAGGCGCTTTTGATCGTGGAACTTGATGGGCCGCCGATTGAAGTCGATCACCTGATTGGAGCGGTGGAGAGCATTGCACTCAAAAATGGCTCGACCACTTGCATCCTGTCGCAGTCGGAAGAACAGCGACTGGCTTTCTGGGCTGGTCGTAAGGCGGCCTTCCCAGCGGTGGGGCGTATCTCGCCGGATTATCTTTGCATGGATGGAACTATCCCCCGCAAGGAACTCCCGCGGGTCTTGTCGGGAATGCGTGAGCTCTCAGAAAAATACGGCCTTCGGGTCGCCAACGTTTTTCATGCAGGCGATGGCAATTTGCATCCGCTCATCCTCTATGATGCAAACATTCCTGGAGAGCTGGAGGCAGCGGAAGATTTCGGCGCCGACATTCTGCGTCTTTGCGTGAAGGTTGGTGGCGTGCTGACTGGCGAGCACGGCGTGGGTATCGAAAAGCGCGATCTCATGCCGGAGATGTTCAACGAAATTGATCTCGATCAGCAGATGCGTGTGAAATGTGCCTTTGATGCCAAGCACCTGCTCAATCCCGGCAAGGTCTTTCCGCAACTGCGCCGTTGTGCCGAGCTTGGCCGTATGCATGTCCATCGGGGCGAGCTCGCCTTCCCCGACATTCCGCGTTTCTGA
- a CDS encoding LysR family transcriptional regulator: MMSSLADMEIFARVVATGSMSAAARDLGLSPAVVSKRLGRLEERLGTRLLQRTTRQIALTEAGHGYHERVLAILSNIEEAEAFVARRSADARGTLKISAPTTFGRMHIAPYLVPFMRANADLTVNMQLSDEMVDIVGDGYDLAIRIGELSDSTLVARRLAPVRRILAASPHYIAERGKPETIDDLADHICLAPHNNDPWRLEGPKGPITIRPVGPLQTNSSEMVREAVLAGLGIAQRSTWDIGPELAEGKLVQVLPEYAASRNVAIHAVYPSKQFLPAKVRLFIDYLADLYGPIPYWESGSSPESPPKK, from the coding sequence ATGATGAGCAGTCTGGCCGATATGGAGATTTTCGCGCGCGTTGTCGCAACCGGCAGCATGTCAGCAGCAGCACGCGATCTCGGCCTGTCACCTGCCGTTGTCTCCAAGCGGCTCGGCCGTCTTGAGGAGCGCCTCGGGACTCGTCTGCTCCAACGCACGACGCGCCAAATAGCACTTACTGAAGCAGGTCATGGTTATCATGAACGCGTGCTTGCTATTCTATCCAACATCGAAGAGGCGGAAGCCTTTGTGGCGCGGCGCTCTGCGGATGCCCGCGGGACACTGAAAATCTCCGCTCCCACAACTTTCGGCCGAATGCATATTGCGCCTTATCTGGTGCCTTTCATGCGTGCCAATGCCGACCTTACCGTCAATATGCAGCTCTCAGACGAAATGGTCGATATTGTCGGTGACGGTTATGACCTTGCCATCCGGATTGGCGAACTATCCGATTCTACCCTAGTCGCTCGCCGCCTTGCGCCAGTGCGCAGAATTCTCGCAGCATCCCCGCACTATATTGCAGAACGCGGGAAGCCGGAGACGATCGATGATCTTGCCGATCATATCTGTCTCGCTCCACACAACAATGATCCGTGGCGGCTTGAAGGTCCGAAAGGACCGATCACCATTCGACCAGTAGGTCCGCTTCAGACCAATTCGAGCGAAATGGTACGCGAGGCAGTACTGGCGGGTCTTGGAATCGCACAGCGTTCAACCTGGGATATTGGCCCTGAACTCGCTGAAGGCAAGCTCGTCCAAGTATTGCCGGAATATGCCGCATCGCGAAATGTTGCCATCCACGCCGTTTACCCCTCTAAACAGTTCCTGCCAGCCAAGGTGCGTCTCTTCATCGACTATCTGGCAGACCTTTACGGGCCGATTCCTTATTGGGAAAGTGGCAGCTCACCAGAAAGCCCGCCTAAGAAATAG
- a CDS encoding FCD domain-containing protein has translation MVETIFSRIHASRTADDVVHQIESLILEGVLRGGDRLPGERDLARQFDVSRPILRDALKRLESAGLLNSRHGEGTFVANVIGQVFSAPVVKLFGEHKKATTDYLEYRREIESVAAEYAALRATSADKALLAEIMTAMEDANRASDLNKGAQLDVEFHNAIGEAAHNIVLLHTLRSCYQLLKDGVFYNRGLIYSYPGVADMLLSQHRTIYDAVIAGNPQAAREAVQKHIRFVEQATNDRELNDERERVSQLRYRQRVGKDTTA, from the coding sequence ATGGTCGAGACAATTTTTTCCCGCATTCACGCAAGCCGCACGGCGGACGATGTTGTACATCAGATCGAGAGCCTGATTCTCGAAGGCGTTCTGCGAGGCGGGGATCGTCTTCCTGGCGAGCGTGACCTTGCACGGCAATTTGATGTCTCGCGTCCCATTCTGCGTGACGCGCTCAAGCGTCTTGAAAGTGCCGGACTTCTCAACTCGCGCCACGGCGAAGGAACATTTGTGGCCAACGTAATTGGTCAAGTGTTCAGCGCGCCTGTTGTGAAGCTTTTTGGTGAGCATAAAAAAGCAACCACCGACTACCTCGAATATCGCCGTGAGATCGAGAGCGTGGCAGCCGAATATGCGGCCCTTCGCGCTACGTCAGCCGACAAGGCTCTCCTGGCCGAAATTATGACCGCTATGGAAGACGCCAACCGCGCCAGCGATCTTAATAAAGGTGCGCAGCTCGATGTCGAGTTCCACAATGCCATCGGTGAAGCTGCACACAATATCGTGCTGCTGCACACTTTGCGTTCCTGTTATCAATTGCTGAAGGATGGTGTCTTTTACAATCGCGGGCTTATTTACAGCTATCCAGGCGTCGCTGATATGCTGCTGTCACAGCACCGCACTATTTACGACGCCGTTATTGCCGGTAATCCCCAAGCCGCACGCGAAGCGGTGCAAAAACATATCCGCTTTGTGGAACAGGCAACGAACGACCGTGAACTCAACGACGAACGCGAACGCGTATCGCAATTGCGCTATCGTCAGCGAGTGGGCAAAGACACCACCGCATAA
- a CDS encoding metallophosphoesterase → MSGVTLQHAKGPEGIRLYAIGDVHGRLDLLQDMHGLIHADIDRNPTHDWRIIHLGDYIDRGPDSKGVLDFLIHASTHDPRTLSLIGNHDDGFLRYLATGDTNGIFALHGGSDTARSYGVEVDYTNTASAAEAYKQLVNRIPAAHIDYIRSMPSWLSFGDFFFCHAGVNPAVSLNAQDRDDLMWIRTLFLRWTDPLEKVIIHGHTPQSAVDVQTNRVNLDTYAWKSGKLSAIVIDGLEKRFLEATGPAATNTII, encoded by the coding sequence ATGAGTGGCGTTACTCTACAGCATGCGAAAGGCCCGGAAGGCATCCGGCTATATGCAATTGGCGATGTGCATGGTCGCCTTGATCTGTTGCAGGATATGCACGGATTAATCCATGCCGATATTGATCGCAACCCAACCCACGACTGGCGCATCATTCATTTAGGCGACTACATCGACAGAGGACCGGATTCCAAAGGTGTTCTGGACTTTCTGATCCACGCGTCAACACACGATCCCCGCACTCTCTCGCTGATCGGCAATCATGACGACGGTTTTCTGCGCTATCTCGCCACCGGCGATACGAATGGCATTTTTGCGCTTCATGGTGGCAGTGACACGGCTAGATCATACGGCGTGGAAGTAGACTATACCAACACGGCTTCGGCTGCAGAAGCATATAAGCAACTGGTCAACAGGATCCCGGCGGCGCATATAGATTATATTCGCTCGATGCCGTCCTGGTTGAGTTTTGGTGATTTCTTTTTCTGTCATGCAGGCGTGAACCCGGCAGTTTCTCTCAATGCACAGGATCGCGACGACCTGATGTGGATCAGGACTCTGTTTCTGAGATGGACTGATCCATTGGAAAAGGTCATCATCCACGGGCATACCCCGCAGAGTGCTGTCGATGTTCAGACCAATCGTGTCAATCTTGATACTTATGCATGGAAAAGCGGCAAACTTTCAGCCATCGTGATCGACGGGCTGGAGAAGCGTTTTCTGGAAGCGACTGGCCCCGCCGCCACCAACACTATAATTTAA
- a CDS encoding type 1 glutamine amidotransferase: MSVLVVQNYPDSGLGQIEPILIEAGHTIDIRHAYNGDLLPQDDNQHEALIVLGGEQNALDDGDYPYFPRLLNLIRAFGKNDKAVLGICLGSQLVARAYGGKNILDRPMEFGWHQVRLTKEGQSDPVLSAAGSTFPIFHWHRDTFTLPEAAIHMATSDMTAHQAYRIGRAVYATQFHFEADTKLVVEWSETLCDTIARFDSDWAAALPDNLLQSGAAADKAGAALARAWVGVIGNND, from the coding sequence ATGAGCGTGTTGGTCGTCCAGAATTATCCAGATTCAGGCCTGGGGCAGATTGAGCCGATTCTGATTGAGGCGGGTCACACAATCGATATCCGACACGCCTATAATGGCGATCTGCTTCCCCAGGATGACAATCAGCACGAGGCTTTGATCGTGCTTGGTGGCGAGCAGAACGCGCTAGACGATGGCGACTATCCATATTTCCCTCGTTTGCTCAATCTAATTCGGGCCTTTGGCAAGAACGACAAGGCTGTGCTTGGCATTTGTCTTGGCAGTCAGCTCGTTGCGCGCGCCTATGGCGGGAAAAATATTCTCGACCGCCCGATGGAATTTGGCTGGCATCAGGTGCGCCTGACGAAGGAGGGGCAAAGCGATCCGGTTCTGTCTGCGGCCGGTTCAACCTTCCCTATTTTTCACTGGCACCGGGACACATTCACCCTGCCGGAGGCCGCTATTCATATGGCGACCAGCGACATGACGGCTCATCAGGCCTACCGCATCGGGCGTGCAGTTTACGCTACACAGTTTCATTTCGAGGCCGATACCAAACTCGTCGTTGAATGGAGCGAAACGCTCTGCGATACGATTGCCAGATTCGATTCTGATTGGGCGGCGGCACTCCCGGATAATCTTCTGCAATCGGGCGCTGCAGCGGACAAGGCGGGGGCTGCTTTGGCGCGTGCCTGGGTTGGTGTAATCGGCAATAACGACTAA
- a CDS encoding HlyD family secretion protein, translated as MKKLFAHSGRVFLTLVMVTMAGLLGWHLWDYYMNAPWTRDGKIRADVVRLAPDVSGLVSEVLVHDNQDIKQGDVIFRIDQARYKLALQQAQAKLASSKAALDMANRDLTRYRKLNDTTVTQQKMEQIETTTMQAEATYRQAELDRDLASLNLERSSVKAPVNGVITNFSLQPGDYVTAGSAVTALVDTDSFYVSGYFEENKLERINIGDPVVIDVMGSKLKLKGQVEGIAGGIEDRERSDSTSLLANVSPTFNWVRLAQRVPVRVKLEDVPQGVHLVAGRTVSVSVVN; from the coding sequence ATGAAGAAGCTTTTCGCACATTCGGGCCGGGTCTTTCTAACTCTCGTCATGGTCACAATGGCAGGGCTTCTCGGCTGGCACCTCTGGGATTATTACATGAACGCCCCGTGGACACGTGACGGCAAGATCCGCGCCGATGTGGTGCGTCTTGCACCCGATGTTTCGGGTCTGGTGAGCGAGGTTCTGGTGCACGACAATCAGGACATCAAACAGGGTGATGTGATTTTCCGTATCGATCAGGCACGCTACAAGCTTGCCTTGCAGCAGGCACAAGCTAAGCTTGCCAGCAGCAAGGCCGCACTCGATATGGCCAATCGTGATCTTACCCGCTATCGCAAGCTGAATGACACCACGGTCACACAACAGAAGATGGAGCAGATCGAAACCACGACGATGCAGGCAGAGGCCACCTATCGTCAGGCCGAACTCGACCGTGATCTCGCTTCACTCAATCTGGAACGTTCGTCTGTCAAAGCGCCGGTAAATGGTGTCATCACCAATTTCTCGCTTCAGCCCGGCGATTATGTAACCGCCGGTTCCGCAGTCACGGCGTTGGTCGATACGGACTCGTTCTACGTGTCGGGCTATTTTGAGGAAAACAAACTTGAACGCATCAATATCGGCGATCCAGTTGTGATCGACGTGATGGGTAGCAAGCTGAAGCTTAAGGGGCAGGTTGAAGGCATCGCCGGCGGTATTGAAGATCGCGAACGTAGCGATTCAACCAGTCTCCTGGCCAATGTTTCACCGACATTTAACTGGGTGCGTCTGGCGCAGCGGGTTCCTGTGCGTGTGAAGCTTGAAGATGTGCCGCAGGGTGTGCATCTGGTGGCAGGGCGAACTGTCAGCGTTTCAGTCGTTAACTGA
- a CDS encoding DUF1656 domain-containing protein has protein sequence MRPEFDIYGIYLPSLAVLALGAYFANSLMQRLLARARFYRFVWHRPLFDAAMYFCILGASAVILNGIPL, from the coding sequence ATGAGACCGGAATTCGACATCTATGGGATCTATCTGCCGAGCCTCGCGGTTCTGGCGTTGGGCGCTTATTTCGCAAATTCGCTAATGCAGCGATTGCTCGCACGCGCCCGTTTTTACCGTTTTGTGTGGCACAGGCCTCTTTTTGATGCCGCCATGTACTTCTGCATTCTTGGCGCAAGCGCCGTCATCTTAAATGGAATACCACTATGA